The following coding sequences lie in one Polyangiaceae bacterium genomic window:
- a CDS encoding TetR/AcrR family transcriptional regulator has protein sequence MERKNEDKAPPRREPRQERSKQTVEAVLEAVRVVARREGARAVTTNRIAEAAGVSIGTLYQYFPDKHAIFTALHQRHVEQVRAVIERALATHGASIEGFSRVLVEGLSDLHAADPELHELVTTEVPEGPMSFRDALRDVFERVTTSERMLFVLPNMVEALVHGVAQRPPLISLESAKEEAVRTVLGYLASSSSA, from the coding sequence ATGGAAAGGAAGAACGAAGACAAGGCCCCGCCCCGACGCGAGCCGAGGCAGGAGCGCTCGAAGCAGACGGTCGAGGCGGTCCTCGAGGCCGTCCGGGTGGTGGCTCGGCGCGAAGGTGCCCGAGCCGTGACCACGAATCGGATCGCCGAGGCCGCCGGCGTGAGCATCGGCACTCTCTACCAGTACTTCCCCGACAAGCACGCGATCTTCACCGCGCTGCACCAGCGTCACGTCGAGCAGGTGCGCGCGGTGATCGAGCGCGCCCTCGCCACGCACGGCGCGTCGATCGAGGGATTCTCCCGTGTTTTGGTCGAGGGGCTCTCAGATCTGCACGCCGCCGATCCCGAGCTGCACGAGCTGGTCACCACCGAAGTCCCCGAGGGACCGATGAGCTTCCGCGACGCGCTCCGCGATGTGTTCGAGCGGGTCACTACGTCGGAGCGGATGCTGTTCGTGCTCCCCAACATGGTGGAGGCGCTGGTGCACGGCGTCGCCCAGCGCCCGCCCCTCATTTCCCTCGAGAGCGCGAAGGAAGAGGCGGTGCGGACCGTGCTCGGCTACCTCGCCTCTTCGTCGAGCGCTTGA
- a CDS encoding NAD(P)H-binding protein → MTYLVTGATGTVGARVTQRLIDRGARPRVFVRDAKKARALFGRRVEVHIGDLADISGALDGVDGVFLLNSGADLHVRDRAAAFAAKARGVRHLVKLSTLDARTGVGTGPWHVRGEAAVRESGVAFTFIQSAGFMTNALSWSDDIRRYGVLRTSTGEGKIAFIHPDDIADVAVAALTSRAHDGESLVITGPRALSYREMAAKLGAGVEAISDDEARPGGDSAFADALVDIWRAVREGRLATVTDEVQRLLGRAPKSFDLWVEENADAFKRSTKRRGSRARSAPPLPSRSRGK, encoded by the coding sequence ATGACCTACCTCGTCACCGGGGCTACTGGCACCGTCGGTGCCCGAGTCACTCAACGGTTGATCGATCGCGGCGCGCGGCCGCGCGTCTTTGTGCGCGACGCGAAGAAAGCGCGGGCGCTCTTCGGCCGGAGAGTCGAGGTCCACATCGGGGATCTCGCCGACATCTCCGGCGCGCTGGACGGCGTCGACGGCGTGTTTCTGCTCAACAGCGGCGCCGATCTCCATGTGCGCGATCGCGCCGCCGCCTTCGCTGCGAAGGCGCGCGGAGTGCGCCACCTGGTGAAGCTCTCGACCCTCGACGCGCGGACGGGCGTCGGCACCGGCCCTTGGCATGTGCGCGGAGAGGCAGCCGTGCGCGAGAGCGGCGTCGCCTTCACCTTCATCCAGTCGGCCGGGTTCATGACGAACGCGCTGAGCTGGTCCGACGACATTCGGAGGTACGGCGTGCTCCGCACCTCGACCGGAGAGGGCAAGATCGCCTTCATCCACCCCGACGACATCGCCGACGTGGCGGTTGCTGCGCTCACCTCGCGCGCGCACGACGGCGAGTCGCTGGTGATCACTGGCCCGCGGGCGCTCAGTTACCGCGAGATGGCGGCAAAGCTCGGCGCCGGGGTCGAGGCGATCTCCGACGACGAGGCGCGCCCCGGCGGAGACTCCGCCTTCGCCGACGCCCTGGTCGACATCTGGCGCGCGGTGCGCGAGGGGCGGCTGGCGACCGTGACCGATGAGGTCCAGCGCCTGCTCGGCCGAGCGCCGAAGTCGTTCGACCTCTGGGTCGAGGAGAACGCCGATGCGTTCAAGCGCTCGACGAAGAGGCGAGGTAGCCGAGCACGGTCCGCACCGCCTCTTCCTTCGCGCTCTCGAGGGAAATGA
- a CDS encoding GDSL-type esterase/lipase family protein has product MQMSPEQTQWLLKVLQPERTLGALPGAAALTEPIRAALLGLPLEVYAGEQARMLSAAKEAARELSADTAVDTLPVKKGERVVAFGDSHTSDPQSWAVILRDLLATRGVEMSISAAGGDTTTHALVRIGEVVSRQPDWVLFLIGVNDARTQGPNPGKTLVDARETARNLRELHERVARETKARCVWITPPSVNEERVAAHWGLSRFGVRFRNRDIAQVVAAVRELGAPTVDLFASLGAPPPEALLIDDGLHFTIAGQQRVAREVVRSWSALR; this is encoded by the coding sequence ATGCAGATGTCGCCCGAACAGACACAGTGGCTGCTCAAAGTTCTCCAGCCGGAGAGGACGCTGGGCGCGCTGCCCGGCGCCGCCGCGCTCACCGAACCGATTCGCGCCGCGCTCCTGGGGCTGCCGCTTGAGGTCTACGCGGGTGAGCAGGCGCGGATGCTCTCAGCCGCGAAAGAAGCCGCGCGCGAGCTCTCCGCCGACACCGCGGTGGACACGCTCCCAGTGAAGAAGGGCGAGCGCGTGGTCGCCTTCGGCGACAGCCACACCTCCGATCCGCAGTCGTGGGCGGTGATCCTCAGAGACCTGCTCGCCACGCGCGGCGTCGAGATGTCCATCAGCGCCGCGGGCGGCGACACCACCACGCACGCGCTCGTCCGCATCGGCGAGGTGGTTTCGCGCCAGCCCGACTGGGTGCTCTTCCTGATCGGCGTCAATGACGCGCGCACGCAGGGGCCGAACCCTGGCAAGACGCTAGTCGACGCCCGCGAGACTGCGAGGAACCTCCGCGAGCTGCACGAGCGCGTGGCGCGCGAGACGAAGGCGCGCTGCGTGTGGATCACGCCTCCGTCGGTTAACGAAGAGCGCGTCGCTGCACACTGGGGCTTGTCGCGCTTCGGGGTGCGCTTCCGCAACCGCGATATCGCGCAGGTCGTTGCCGCGGTCCGCGAGCTCGGCGCTCCCACGGTCGATCTCTTCGCGTCGCTCGGCGCGCCGCCGCCCGAAGCGCTGCTCATAGACGACGGGCTCCACTTCACGATCGCGGGCCAGCAGCGGGTCGCCCGTGAGGTGGTGCGAAGCTGGAGCGCGCTGCGATGA
- a CDS encoding transposase zinc-binding domain-containing protein — translation MSGKPSYERRRPEATALHQVVRDNLRTLYAAAEEGFASPVPAFVKDELEGFVDCGVLARGFAVLACPDCREQKVVGFSCKGRGFCTSCGGRRMTATAADLVDHVLPDVPVRQFVLTLPFELRARVAYDGELFGAVTRTFVGSVLGFYSRRMRDRGVPGGKSGAVTVAQRVSSDLRLNPHLHSLALDGVFVEDDAGTLSFHPLPFLTNDDVADLLQTVCVGIVSMLRRRGVLEDDALRAP, via the coding sequence GTGTCCGGCAAACCTTCGTACGAACGCCGCCGGCCCGAAGCGACCGCGCTCCACCAGGTCGTGCGGGACAACCTCCGCACGCTCTACGCCGCAGCGGAGGAGGGCTTCGCATCGCCGGTGCCCGCGTTCGTGAAGGACGAGCTCGAGGGCTTCGTCGACTGCGGCGTGCTCGCGCGCGGCTTCGCCGTGCTCGCGTGTCCCGATTGTCGCGAGCAGAAGGTCGTTGGCTTCAGCTGCAAGGGCCGCGGATTCTGCACCTCGTGTGGAGGCCGCCGCATGACGGCCACCGCGGCCGACCTCGTCGACCACGTGCTCCCGGACGTCCCCGTGCGCCAGTTCGTGCTCACGCTGCCGTTCGAGCTGCGTGCTCGTGTCGCCTACGACGGCGAGCTGTTCGGCGCCGTGACCCGAACCTTCGTGGGCTCGGTGCTCGGCTTCTACTCACGACGGATGCGAGATCGCGGCGTCCCCGGCGGCAAGAGCGGAGCCGTCACGGTGGCACAACGCGTCTCGTCGGACCTGCGCCTGAACCCGCATCTGCACTCCCTCGCGCTCGACGGCGTCTTCGTCGAGGACGACGCCGGCACGCTCAGCTTTCACCCGCTGCCGTTCCTGACCAACGACGACGTCGCCGACCTCTTGCAGACCGTCTGCGTCGGCATCGTCTCGATGCTGCGCCGCAGAGGCGTGCTCGAGGACGACGCGCTACGGGCCCCGTGA
- a CDS encoding metallophosphoesterase family protein, producing MVLLKPGSQATIRLAIIGDVHLQWDDRDVEYFDSSDYDRVLFVGDLGNYRHAKTLRIAEQIARLRIPTLFMPGNHDAVPAAQLLAEVLHQPALVRAFGVFGHHMPQDLRAALGQVVWCGYSLHRLPDKGLSIIAGRPHAMGGNELSFAPLLKREYGIASLEASERRYRELVDAAVDERILFLVHNGPTGLGARATDPWGCDFRADAGDFGDADLTHAIAYAKRQGKQVLAVVAGHMHRRVKGGGERTSQLTRDGVLYLNAAEVPRIRRRSGRATHHHVSLRIDESVEAVDVWVA from the coding sequence TTGGTCCTTCTGAAGCCGGGCAGTCAAGCGACGATCCGCCTCGCGATCATCGGTGATGTTCATCTGCAGTGGGACGATCGGGACGTCGAGTACTTCGACTCGTCCGACTATGATCGCGTCTTGTTCGTGGGGGACCTGGGGAACTACCGCCACGCCAAGACCCTGAGGATTGCGGAGCAAATCGCGCGACTCCGGATTCCGACGCTGTTCATGCCCGGCAATCACGACGCCGTTCCTGCCGCGCAGCTATTGGCGGAGGTCCTGCATCAGCCGGCCCTGGTGCGAGCGTTTGGTGTCTTTGGCCACCACATGCCCCAGGACCTTCGCGCAGCGTTGGGGCAAGTGGTTTGGTGTGGCTACAGCTTGCACCGTTTGCCTGACAAGGGCCTGAGCATCATCGCGGGGCGACCGCACGCCATGGGGGGCAATGAACTCTCCTTCGCACCGCTCCTGAAGCGCGAGTACGGCATTGCGAGTCTAGAAGCCTCCGAACGTCGCTATCGCGAGCTGGTGGACGCGGCCGTCGACGAGCGCATCCTGTTTCTCGTGCACAACGGGCCCACGGGCCTCGGGGCGCGCGCGACGGATCCTTGGGGCTGTGACTTTCGCGCGGACGCGGGTGACTTCGGAGACGCCGATCTGACCCACGCCATCGCCTACGCCAAGCGCCAGGGCAAGCAGGTGCTGGCCGTCGTGGCCGGGCACATGCACCGGCGCGTAAAAGGTGGCGGCGAGCGGACCTCACAGCTGACACGCGACGGCGTGCTTTATCTGAACGCGGCAGAGGTTCCGCGCATTCGTCGTCGCAGTGGCAGAGCCACGCACCATCATGTGAGCCTGCGCATCGACGAAAGCGTGGAAGCGGTCGACGTGTGGGTGGCGTGA
- a CDS encoding glutathione S-transferase family protein, producing the protein MRESRVVATLTLYGTLTSPYVRRVRVVAQELGLDVERIDTATDDGQAALREVNPLWRVPAARVDGLELLDSTTITRYLLQNHGPGPLQPWDLDNHQLQALVTVIDGALDSLINVFYLAKDGVTPASAAYVDKQTSRAHSALSWVESRIPGSWLDASAPLGLGPIALFSAVDWMRFRATYDLAQQPTIARFVEVHAKRPSFVATAPPEA; encoded by the coding sequence ATGCGCGAGAGTCGCGTCGTGGCAACCCTCACTTTGTACGGAACCCTGACCTCGCCCTACGTGCGTCGCGTGCGAGTCGTCGCACAGGAACTCGGGCTTGACGTCGAACGCATCGACACGGCCACCGACGATGGGCAGGCAGCCTTGCGGGAGGTCAATCCGCTCTGGCGAGTGCCTGCAGCACGGGTCGATGGCCTGGAGCTGCTCGATTCGACGACGATCACCCGCTACTTGCTGCAGAACCATGGCCCCGGGCCCTTGCAGCCCTGGGACCTCGATAATCATCAGCTGCAGGCGCTGGTCACCGTGATCGATGGAGCTTTGGATTCGTTGATCAACGTCTTCTACCTCGCCAAGGACGGGGTCACCCCTGCCAGCGCTGCCTACGTGGACAAGCAAACCTCGCGCGCACACAGCGCGCTGAGCTGGGTGGAGAGTCGCATCCCCGGCAGTTGGCTCGATGCGTCGGCGCCCTTGGGGCTCGGCCCCATCGCGCTGTTCTCGGCCGTGGACTGGATGCGCTTTCGCGCCACCTATGACCTTGCGCAACAACCGACGATTGCGCGCTTCGTCGAGGTCCACGCCAAGCGCCCCAGCTTCGTCGCGACCGCTCCGCCCGAGGCGTGA
- a CDS encoding HAD-IC family P-type ATPase codes for MTDTRPSVMELLRAARDVFAPRRRRVWLGRHRAYAEFKQLSAEEETRLLERLTLLLQRTAWATSVKLDRSSRRAIFELSGAEVHELDVIRLLEEAERRIGVEAATFDEQARHPADDERERQLMVGLATDIAGFAVGSVLRATPLGPSSVLSTLGAVSSVLRGSPRLRQGLDDKYGVDRTDLGLGAAVAAANAFAQRPVSSLVDIVHKGTLMQESKSRRAVWDAREAEFHRQGVPDEHRADPRPAPLAAGPIEQYADRAWLVSLAGFGVSFLTTRNVQRAVAALFGGLPKPARLGRDVFAASLAQSLARRRVLVFDEDVLRRLDRVDCLVLAGSLITRDRFEIGEIITRQSITTAAARQRVVSLLDPENPLLVRRDQGWALAPARLLEAELDAELSEHAEALSRRGALALALSCDGKPQAVVELRIVPQTGVEELIGSAHEAEMRVVISADDEGVLSRFNVDDAVAGGELAVAGIRRLQREGRTVMFVGTGADARALAAADCGIGLMADGEPTPLGAHLICGRDLTDVRYVLSACVAARRVSKQSVNVALGAATFGTLISAGGVVPMTTRRVIAVVNTATLVAMAAGARASSTLSRRVLPPPRDRTPWHALEGQGVLERLGSSARGLTRGEARHRRDLAATRRSAPMELLDHFTDELFNPLAPLLAAGAGLSAVVGSLSDAAMVGGVVVLNAGIGGIQRFRTERAIRVLSRTAIRKALVRRGGELRRVAVGEVVRGDVVLLVAGDVVPADCRILEAESLEVDASSLTGESLPVPKNARPSFENEVADRASMLFEGTSIAAGRATAVVVATGEQTEARRSGSAMAVDPQDSGVERRLSALVDMTAPVAVTAAAGLVGVGLLRGRKVSDVIASGVSLAVASVPEGLPLIATAAQLSAAERLSKRGALVRNHRSVEALGRVDTVCVDKTGTVTQGRIELKSVSDGSAEEGVDQLGATRLRVLSAALRASPVPSGGMDAFDPTDAALLRATRRLLITESYGVEAWRRVSELPFEAARGYHAVLGSVEGASSLSVKGAPEVVLPQCSGWLRGGTRKPLDADTSGQLARAAGELAKRGLRVLAVAERSVGPEDRLDPHRPVGLSFMGFLAFSDPVRPTAAAALSRLAEIGVGTLMITGDHPSTAEAIASELGLLGEKEILTGSELARLSDDELDARISRVAVFARLTPSQKVRIVRALQRAGRCVAMVGDGANDAPAIRLANVGIAIGENSTAAARGAADVVLTDERIETLVDAIVEGRAVWKSVRDAVSILVGGNLGEIGFTLGAALVDGRPPLNARQLLLVNLLTDVGPAMAVALQPPARETLDALAREGPEASLSEPLRADVAARAVVTAAGAGAAWIGARIMGGRERASTVGLLSLVGTQMGQTLVAGGFSRPVVLTSAISMGALALMVQTPGVSHFFGCRPLGPVGWATALTASAGATVLAQKYPDAVETVARRLRLLEIVPAQAHDQLTAGTEVVP; via the coding sequence ATGACGGACACCCGACCCAGCGTCATGGAATTGCTGCGCGCGGCCCGCGACGTGTTCGCACCGCGGCGCCGACGCGTGTGGCTTGGACGCCATCGAGCCTACGCGGAGTTCAAGCAACTGAGCGCCGAGGAAGAGACGCGTCTGCTCGAGCGGCTGACGCTGCTCCTTCAGCGCACGGCCTGGGCGACCAGTGTGAAGTTGGACCGATCGTCCCGTCGCGCGATCTTCGAGCTGTCGGGTGCCGAGGTCCACGAGCTGGATGTCATTCGCCTGTTGGAGGAAGCAGAGCGTCGCATCGGCGTGGAAGCTGCGACCTTCGACGAGCAGGCGCGCCACCCCGCGGACGACGAGCGCGAACGACAGCTGATGGTCGGCTTGGCTACGGACATTGCGGGCTTCGCCGTGGGCAGCGTGCTTCGCGCCACGCCCCTCGGGCCGTCATCGGTGTTGAGTACCCTCGGCGCCGTCAGCTCCGTGCTGCGCGGCTCGCCCCGACTGCGTCAGGGGCTGGACGACAAGTACGGCGTCGATCGTACGGATCTTGGATTGGGCGCCGCGGTGGCAGCCGCGAACGCTTTCGCGCAGCGTCCGGTCAGCTCTCTGGTGGACATCGTGCACAAGGGCACGTTGATGCAGGAGAGCAAGAGCCGTCGTGCCGTCTGGGACGCCCGCGAAGCGGAGTTCCACCGCCAAGGCGTCCCAGACGAACACCGCGCGGACCCACGCCCGGCGCCGCTGGCCGCCGGGCCCATCGAACAGTACGCGGATCGCGCGTGGCTGGTGTCCTTGGCCGGCTTCGGTGTGAGCTTTCTCACGACGCGCAACGTGCAGCGCGCGGTGGCGGCGTTGTTCGGCGGGCTGCCCAAGCCGGCGCGCCTCGGTCGCGACGTGTTTGCCGCATCCTTGGCCCAGAGCCTCGCTCGACGCCGCGTGCTCGTGTTCGACGAAGACGTGCTGCGGCGCTTGGATCGCGTCGACTGCTTGGTACTCGCGGGCAGCCTGATCACCCGGGACCGCTTCGAGATCGGCGAGATCATCACGCGGCAGAGCATCACCACCGCCGCCGCGCGACAACGTGTGGTGAGTCTGCTCGATCCGGAGAACCCGCTGCTCGTGCGGCGCGACCAGGGCTGGGCGCTGGCGCCCGCGCGGCTGCTGGAAGCAGAACTGGACGCCGAGCTCTCGGAGCATGCCGAAGCGCTGTCCCGGCGAGGCGCGCTCGCCCTGGCCCTGAGCTGCGACGGCAAGCCCCAAGCCGTCGTGGAATTGCGCATCGTGCCGCAGACGGGGGTGGAGGAGCTGATCGGGTCGGCCCACGAGGCCGAGATGCGCGTGGTGATCAGTGCCGACGACGAAGGCGTGCTGTCGCGCTTCAACGTCGACGACGCCGTGGCCGGGGGCGAGCTCGCCGTCGCGGGGATTCGACGCTTGCAGCGTGAAGGCCGGACCGTGATGTTCGTGGGAACCGGCGCCGATGCGCGCGCCCTGGCCGCGGCGGATTGCGGCATCGGGCTGATGGCGGACGGCGAGCCCACACCGCTCGGTGCGCATTTGATCTGCGGCCGCGATTTGACCGACGTGCGCTACGTCTTGAGCGCCTGCGTCGCAGCGCGCCGCGTGTCGAAGCAGAGCGTCAACGTGGCCCTCGGCGCTGCCACCTTTGGCACGTTGATCTCGGCGGGTGGCGTGGTGCCGATGACCACGCGACGCGTGATCGCGGTAGTGAACACCGCCACGCTGGTGGCGATGGCCGCTGGGGCGCGCGCCAGTTCCACGCTGAGTCGCCGGGTGTTGCCTCCGCCCCGCGACCGCACGCCGTGGCACGCTTTGGAAGGGCAAGGCGTGCTGGAGCGCTTGGGCAGTTCGGCGCGCGGCCTCACCCGTGGCGAAGCGCGGCACCGCCGCGATTTGGCAGCCACACGGCGCTCGGCGCCGATGGAGCTCCTGGATCACTTCACGGACGAGTTGTTCAATCCGCTGGCGCCCCTGCTCGCCGCGGGGGCAGGGCTCTCCGCCGTGGTCGGTTCGCTGAGCGACGCGGCCATGGTCGGCGGTGTGGTGGTGCTCAACGCGGGCATCGGCGGCATCCAACGCTTTCGCACCGAGCGCGCGATACGTGTGCTTTCACGCACCGCGATACGAAAGGCCCTCGTGCGACGTGGCGGTGAACTGCGCCGCGTCGCGGTCGGGGAAGTCGTGCGTGGGGATGTCGTGCTGCTGGTTGCAGGGGACGTGGTGCCAGCGGATTGCCGCATTCTGGAGGCCGAGTCGCTGGAGGTGGATGCGTCGAGCCTCACCGGCGAGTCGCTGCCAGTGCCGAAAAACGCACGCCCGTCCTTCGAGAACGAGGTCGCGGACCGCGCTTCCATGCTCTTCGAAGGCACGAGCATTGCTGCGGGCCGTGCGACGGCGGTGGTGGTGGCGACTGGGGAGCAGACCGAAGCGCGACGCAGCGGCTCCGCCATGGCGGTCGACCCGCAGGACAGCGGTGTCGAGCGTCGCCTGTCGGCCCTCGTGGACATGACGGCGCCGGTGGCCGTGACTGCCGCAGCGGGGCTGGTGGGCGTGGGTCTGCTACGCGGACGCAAAGTCAGCGACGTGATCGCCTCGGGCGTGAGCCTGGCCGTGGCGTCGGTGCCCGAGGGCTTGCCCTTGATTGCCACCGCCGCGCAACTCAGTGCCGCCGAGCGCTTGAGCAAACGCGGAGCGCTCGTTCGCAATCACCGCAGCGTGGAAGCGCTGGGGCGCGTCGACACCGTGTGCGTGGACAAGACCGGTACGGTGACGCAGGGTCGCATCGAGCTCAAGAGCGTGTCCGACGGTAGCGCAGAGGAAGGCGTGGACCAGCTCGGCGCCACGCGACTGCGCGTGCTGTCGGCGGCGTTGCGTGCGTCACCGGTTCCCTCGGGCGGAATGGACGCCTTCGACCCGACGGATGCGGCGCTCTTGCGCGCAACGCGCCGCCTGCTCATCACTGAGAGCTATGGAGTCGAGGCGTGGCGCCGCGTATCCGAATTGCCCTTCGAGGCCGCGCGCGGCTACCACGCTGTGCTCGGCAGTGTGGAGGGTGCTTCGTCGCTCAGCGTGAAGGGCGCGCCGGAAGTGGTGCTGCCTCAGTGTTCGGGTTGGTTGCGCGGCGGTACTCGCAAACCGCTCGACGCAGACACGAGCGGACAGCTGGCTCGCGCCGCGGGAGAGCTGGCCAAACGTGGCCTACGCGTGCTCGCGGTGGCCGAGCGTTCCGTGGGTCCGGAAGATCGCCTCGACCCGCATCGCCCTGTGGGCCTATCTTTCATGGGTTTTCTCGCGTTCAGCGATCCCGTGCGCCCCACCGCGGCGGCGGCGCTTTCGCGGCTAGCCGAGATCGGCGTGGGAACCCTGATGATCACCGGCGACCATCCCAGCACGGCGGAGGCGATTGCCAGCGAGCTCGGCTTGCTGGGCGAGAAAGAGATCCTCACGGGCTCCGAGTTGGCGCGCTTGAGCGACGACGAGCTCGACGCTCGCATCTCTCGCGTCGCCGTGTTTGCGCGCCTGACGCCGTCGCAGAAGGTGCGCATCGTTCGAGCGTTGCAGCGCGCTGGACGCTGCGTGGCCATGGTTGGCGACGGCGCCAACGACGCACCCGCGATCCGCTTGGCCAACGTCGGCATCGCCATCGGTGAGAACAGCACCGCGGCGGCCCGCGGCGCGGCCGACGTCGTGCTCACCGACGAACGCATCGAGACGCTGGTCGACGCAATCGTCGAAGGGCGCGCGGTGTGGAAGTCCGTGCGCGATGCGGTGTCCATCCTGGTGGGCGGCAACCTGGGTGAGATCGGGTTCACCCTGGGCGCTGCCTTGGTGGATGGTCGGCCGCCCCTCAACGCGCGACAACTCCTGCTGGTCAATCTGCTCACTGACGTGGGGCCCGCCATGGCAGTCGCACTGCAGCCTCCGGCCCGAGAGACCCTCGATGCCCTGGCCCGCGAAGGGCCCGAGGCTTCTTTGTCCGAACCCCTGCGCGCGGACGTGGCCGCTCGCGCCGTCGTGACGGCGGCGGGCGCCGGTGCTGCCTGGATCGGCGCGCGCATCATGGGGGGGCGCGAGCGTGCGAGCACCGTTGGCCTGCTCTCCCTCGTGGGCACACAGATGGGGCAGACCCTGGTCGCCGGTGGCTTCAGTCGTCCCGTGGTGCTGACCAGTGCCATCAGCATGGGCGCGCTCGCGCTGATGGTGCAGACGCCAGGCGTGAGCCACTTCTTTGGCTGTCGCCCGCTCGGTCCCGTGGGTTGGGCCACGGCTCTCACCGCGTCCGCCGGCGCCACCGTGCTCGCTCAGAAGTATCCCGACGCCGTGGAGACCGTAGCACGCAGGCTACGTCTGCTCGAGATCGTGCCGGCGCAGGCCCACGATCAGCTCACTGCGGGCACCGAGGTGGTGCCCTAG
- a CDS encoding acetoacetate decarboxylase family protein has product MGQAPDVTGDYPLPPWAMHGRSVMSPVWTRAADLSVPRELEIVQQAGRCQGLLVYVEYRAPSTLSYSELAFMPCRVRPRGQAGPTGYWVSAMYVDSELSLAAGRSEWALPKRIATFERRESRLQVRADDGLAVDLSLRVLPVGRRMRTRVATLQTRDGEVLRFRGDFDTKVAPATLHVTRFTRGDEGWQGFRGRRRVPRPAAALLDFRATMLEPDFPLRRTSAPNSGADGVWVEA; this is encoded by the coding sequence GTGGGTCAAGCGCCTGACGTGACCGGCGACTACCCTTTGCCGCCCTGGGCAATGCACGGACGCTCCGTGATGAGCCCGGTATGGACTCGTGCTGCAGATCTCTCCGTTCCGCGCGAGCTGGAGATCGTGCAGCAGGCGGGTCGCTGCCAGGGGCTGTTGGTCTACGTCGAGTACCGCGCGCCCAGCACCCTGAGCTACAGCGAGCTGGCATTCATGCCCTGCAGAGTGCGCCCCCGTGGGCAAGCAGGCCCGACGGGATACTGGGTCAGCGCGATGTACGTGGATTCAGAGCTGTCCTTGGCTGCGGGCCGCAGCGAGTGGGCGCTGCCCAAGCGCATCGCCACCTTCGAACGCCGCGAGAGCCGGCTCCAGGTGCGCGCCGATGATGGCCTAGCGGTGGATCTCTCGCTGCGCGTGCTGCCCGTCGGTCGGCGAATGCGCACACGGGTCGCGACGTTGCAGACGAGAGACGGTGAGGTGCTGCGCTTTCGTGGTGACTTCGACACGAAGGTCGCCCCAGCCACGTTGCATGTGACGCGCTTCACCCGTGGCGACGAGGGGTGGCAGGGATTCCGCGGTCGTCGGCGCGTGCCGCGGCCCGCGGCCGCGTTGCTCGATTTTCGCGCCACCATGCTGGAGCCGGATTTCCCCTTGCGGCGCACCTCGGCGCCCAACTCAGGGGCCGATGGTGTATGGGTAGAAGCATGA